A single genomic interval of Dyella sp. GSA-30 harbors:
- a CDS encoding ESPR-type extended signal peptide-containing protein: MNTIYRIVWNAATGKWIVASELAKGRKKKSAAKVAVLALALAGLSAPVAFAADTDSQDQTEKVDEGKSDTITPFYAIGGGDDGGRADNVAIGSSAATLSQNSVAIGSNAIANNVANVAIGWGANTTGSNAVSLGYNATANGNYAISLGGGSTASAGRATALGTDTVASGANSTALGNAAKSQGSLSVAVGNSTATSTAANSAVAIGSNASVTDTGTNSVALGHASVADRANTISVGAFGSERQIVNVAAGTADTDAANVAQLKGTAESVADIIGGGATVGADGTITAPSYSVGGTTVNNVGDAISNIDGRVTKNTGDIVTVQNNLTAATRYFKASGKNDGTDDAVAGTNSVAAGPSASARGNGAVAVGSGAAANYNNAIAIGAGASITGSTGGYDGRTSLAIGGNATAAGQNTVVLGYGASANSLNASGTAGSTAIGANATANAWNATALGYGAAASNDVTTAIGRSSAASGARSTAIGGNSSATASYGVALGYGSTATRANSVAVGNATLQRQITFVAAGTQNTDAVNVSQLQSVVAGLGGGASINPTTGAVTGPTYSVGGTDVYNAGDAISNIDSRVIQNAGDIVNVQNDLTAATRYFKADGLNDGSDDALASGWLSVGMGPGSAATSARSIAIGSGAQATTNEGTIAIGANSRATGENSVALGYGSEADRDNVVSIGWGMGGNGTRQLINVANGTENADAVNVQQLKPLISALGGGAAMNGSGVVTGPQYTVADLDNGGDKTVDNVGDALGQLNANTVQLDGRVTKNEGDIVTIGDRVSSAETNITNLDGRVTKNESSIVDIRNELGSGSLGLVQQDATSRDITVAAGTDGGRVNFAGTDGARKLAGVADGELSSTSDEAVNGSQLFATNERVTKNEGDIVTIGDRVSSAETNITNLDGRVTKNESSIVDIRNELGSGSLGLVQQDATSRDIAVAAGTDGGRVNFTGTDGARKLAGVADGELSATSDEAVNGSQLFATNERVTKNEGDIVTIGDRVSSAETNITNLDGRVTQNEGDIVTIGNRVTSNETNITNLDGRVTKNEGDIVNLGDRISNGSVGLVQQAGASAAITVAAATGGGIVDFTGTDGTRQLKGVSEGSDGTDAVNVSQLRNELAKASAGDTRYFKADGVNDGSDDAVNTGSRSVAIGAGSQATADNAVALGAGSVADRANAVSVGSAGNERQIVNVADGTEDTDAVNVRQLKSSGLIGDDGSLMDAVVYDAGSSRGSITLGGVAGTTITNVMAGLVAPGSMDAINGGQLWGVQDQINKLGDRVTTIENGSGGGTSPADPLQPSDGNPHFASSGDAGKPATATGGSSVAAGEGAAAVGNNSTAIGAGASVTGNNSVAIGAGSVADADNTVSVGSAGNERRITNVAAGTQRTDAANVGQLQDAMSNLQDWTQGQVNGLSKKVDNVQRQANRGIAASAALVNNMPYLPGKVTLNAGVAAYRGQSALGVGVSRWNDSGRFNVNAGISAAQGDAPIFRVGVGVVLGD, from the coding sequence ATGAACACCATCTATCGCATCGTGTGGAACGCGGCTACCGGCAAATGGATCGTCGCTTCGGAACTGGCCAAGGGCCGCAAGAAGAAGTCCGCTGCGAAGGTCGCCGTGCTGGCGCTGGCCCTGGCGGGCCTGAGCGCGCCCGTCGCGTTTGCGGCCGACACCGATTCACAGGACCAGACTGAAAAAGTAGACGAAGGCAAGAGCGACACAATCACCCCGTTCTATGCGATTGGCGGCGGCGACGACGGCGGCCGCGCCGACAACGTTGCCATCGGTAGCAGTGCAGCCACGCTCAGCCAGAATTCGGTAGCCATCGGCAGCAATGCCATTGCCAATAACGTCGCCAACGTGGCGATCGGCTGGGGCGCCAACACGACCGGCTCCAACGCGGTCTCCCTGGGCTACAACGCGACCGCCAATGGCAATTATGCGATATCGCTGGGCGGTGGCTCGACGGCGTCGGCCGGGCGTGCGACCGCGTTGGGCACAGATACCGTTGCGAGCGGCGCGAACAGCACCGCCCTGGGCAATGCTGCAAAGTCGCAGGGTAGCCTCTCGGTTGCCGTCGGCAACAGCACCGCTACGTCGACCGCGGCGAATTCTGCCGTGGCCATCGGCAGCAATGCCTCGGTGACCGACACGGGAACCAACAGCGTCGCGCTTGGCCACGCCAGCGTAGCCGACCGCGCGAACACTATCTCCGTCGGCGCCTTCGGTAGCGAGCGCCAGATCGTCAACGTGGCGGCCGGCACGGCCGATACGGATGCGGCGAACGTCGCCCAGCTCAAGGGCACGGCCGAAAGCGTCGCCGATATTATCGGTGGCGGCGCGACTGTCGGCGCGGATGGAACGATTACCGCGCCCAGTTACAGCGTGGGCGGCACGACCGTCAACAATGTCGGTGACGCGATCAGCAATATCGATGGGCGCGTAACCAAGAACACGGGTGATATCGTCACCGTTCAGAACAACCTGACGGCTGCTACGCGTTACTTCAAAGCCAGCGGCAAGAACGACGGTACCGACGATGCTGTAGCCGGTACCAATTCCGTGGCCGCGGGTCCGAGCGCCTCGGCCAGAGGTAATGGTGCGGTTGCCGTGGGTTCGGGTGCTGCGGCGAACTACAACAATGCCATCGCGATCGGCGCCGGCGCATCCATCACAGGGTCCACCGGCGGTTACGACGGCAGGACCAGTCTGGCGATCGGCGGAAATGCCACTGCGGCTGGGCAAAACACGGTCGTGCTCGGCTATGGCGCGAGCGCTAATAGCCTCAATGCCAGTGGCACGGCGGGGTCGACTGCCATCGGCGCGAATGCCACCGCCAACGCCTGGAATGCGACGGCATTGGGTTACGGCGCAGCTGCAAGCAATGACGTTACTACGGCGATCGGTCGCTCCTCGGCGGCATCGGGCGCTCGTTCAACCGCCATTGGCGGCAACTCGTCGGCAACGGCAAGCTACGGCGTGGCCTTGGGCTATGGCTCCACCGCCACTCGCGCTAATAGCGTGGCGGTGGGCAACGCCACCTTGCAGCGTCAGATCACGTTCGTGGCTGCAGGTACGCAGAACACGGATGCGGTGAACGTATCGCAGCTTCAGTCGGTGGTGGCCGGTTTGGGGGGCGGTGCGTCCATCAACCCGACCACCGGCGCCGTAACCGGCCCGACGTACAGCGTTGGCGGCACCGATGTGTACAACGCTGGCGACGCGATCAGCAATATTGATAGCCGTGTGATTCAAAATGCGGGCGACATCGTTAATGTTCAGAACGATCTGACCGCGGCGACGCGTTACTTCAAGGCCGATGGTCTGAACGACGGCTCCGACGACGCGTTGGCATCCGGTTGGCTGTCCGTGGGCATGGGCCCGGGATCGGCTGCGACCAGCGCGCGCAGCATCGCCATCGGCTCGGGTGCGCAAGCAACGACCAACGAGGGCACGATCGCCATCGGCGCCAATAGCCGGGCGACCGGCGAGAACTCGGTTGCCTTGGGCTACGGCTCCGAGGCCGATCGTGACAACGTGGTGTCGATCGGCTGGGGCATGGGCGGTAACGGTACGCGTCAGCTCATCAATGTCGCCAACGGTACGGAAAATGCCGATGCGGTGAACGTGCAGCAGCTCAAGCCGTTGATTTCGGCGCTGGGCGGCGGTGCCGCGATGAATGGCAGCGGTGTCGTGACCGGCCCGCAGTACACCGTGGCCGATCTGGACAACGGTGGTGACAAGACCGTCGATAACGTGGGCGATGCGCTGGGTCAACTCAATGCCAATACGGTCCAGCTCGATGGCCGCGTGACCAAGAACGAAGGCGATATCGTCACCATCGGCGACCGCGTCAGCAGCGCCGAGACCAACATCACCAACCTCGACGGCCGCGTGACCAAGAACGAAAGCAGTATCGTCGACATCCGTAACGAGCTGGGCAGCGGCTCGCTTGGCCTGGTGCAGCAGGATGCGACGTCGCGCGACATCACGGTGGCCGCGGGCACAGACGGTGGCCGGGTGAACTTCGCCGGCACGGACGGCGCGCGCAAACTGGCGGGCGTGGCCGATGGCGAACTGTCATCGACGAGCGACGAGGCGGTGAACGGCTCGCAGCTGTTCGCGACGAATGAGCGCGTGACCAAGAACGAAGGCGATATCGTCACCATCGGCGACCGTGTGAGCAGCGCCGAGACCAACATCACCAATCTCGACGGCCGCGTCACCAAGAACGAAAGCAGCATCGTCGATATTCGCAACGAGCTGGGTAGCGGCTCGCTTGGCCTGGTCCAGCAGGATGCGACGTCGCGCGACATCGCGGTGGCCGCCGGTACGGACGGTGGCCGGGTGAACTTCACCGGCACGGACGGCGCGCGCAAGCTGGCGGGCGTGGCCGATGGCGAACTGTCGGCGACGAGCGACGAGGCAGTGAACGGCTCACAGCTGTTCGCGACGAATGAGCGCGTGACCAAGAACGAGGGCGATATCGTCACCATCGGCGACCGTGTGAGCAGCGCCGAGACCAACATCACCAACCTCGATGGCCGCGTGACCCAGAACGAGGGCGACATCGTCACCATCGGCAACCGCGTGACCAGCAACGAGACCAACATCACCAACCTCGATGGTCGCGTGACCAAGAACGAAGGCGACATCGTCAATCTGGGCGATCGCATCAGCAACGGCTCGGTGGGTCTGGTCCAGCAGGCCGGCGCGAGTGCGGCCATCACCGTGGCGGCCGCAACCGGCGGCGGCATCGTCGACTTCACCGGTACCGACGGCACGCGTCAGCTCAAGGGCGTATCCGAGGGTAGCGATGGAACCGATGCGGTCAACGTTTCGCAGTTGCGTAACGAGCTCGCCAAGGCGAGTGCAGGCGATACGCGTTACTTCAAGGCCGACGGCGTCAATGACGGCAGCGATGACGCTGTCAACACCGGCAGCCGTTCGGTAGCAATTGGCGCAGGTAGCCAGGCAACGGCCGACAATGCAGTGGCCCTGGGCGCCGGTTCGGTGGCTGATCGTGCCAACGCGGTTTCGGTCGGCTCGGCCGGCAATGAACGTCAGATCGTCAACGTGGCCGACGGTACGGAAGACACCGATGCGGTGAACGTGCGTCAGCTGAAGTCGTCCGGCCTGATCGGCGACGACGGCAGTCTGATGGATGCGGTGGTGTATGACGCCGGTTCCAGCCGCGGCTCGATCACGCTCGGCGGCGTCGCCGGTACGACCATCACCAACGTGATGGCCGGTCTGGTCGCGCCGGGCAGCATGGATGCGATCAATGGCGGTCAGTTGTGGGGTGTGCAGGATCAGATCAACAAGCTGGGCGACCGTGTCACGACGATCGAGAACGGCAGCGGCGGTGGTACGTCCCCGGCCGATCCGCTCCAGCCGAGTGACGGTAACCCGCACTTCGCTTCGAGCGGCGACGCCGGCAAGCCGGCCACGGCGACGGGTGGTTCCAGCGTGGCGGCCGGCGAAGGCGCGGCAGCGGTGGGCAACAACAGCACGGCGATCGGTGCTGGCGCGAGCGTGACAGGCAACAACTCGGTGGCGATTGGCGCCGGCTCGGTAGCCGATGCCGACAACACGGTATCGGTCGGTTCGGCAGGCAACGAGCGCAGGATCACCAACGTGGCCGCCGGTACACAGCGTACGGACGCCGCCAATGTCGGCCAGCTGCAGGACGCGATGAGCAACCTGCAGGACTGGACGCAAGGCCAGGTCAACGGCTTGTCCAAGAAGGTCGACAACGTGCAGCGTCAGGCCAACCGTGGCATCGCGGCCTCGGCTGCCCTGGTCAACAACATGCCGTATCTGCCGGGCAAGGTCACATTGAACGCAGGCGTGGCGGCTTACCGCGGCCAGAGCGCGCTGGGTGTGGGTGTCTCGCGCTGGAACGACAGCGGTCGTTTCAACGTGAATGCAGGTATCTCCGCTGCACAGGGCGATGCTCCTATCTTCCGCGTCGGCGTGGGCGTAGTGCTGGGCGACTGA